From the genome of Nicotiana sylvestris chromosome 2, ASM39365v2, whole genome shotgun sequence, one region includes:
- the LOC138885778 gene encoding uncharacterized protein: MEEDADGLLLPHNDAIVISLNVLDFKIKRVLVDPGSSTNIIQWILLEQPKLTESIIPATKLLVGFNLASVTTRGEILLPTNAEGVMKTAIFEVVNGDMGYNIILGRPWLHEMKVVPSTYHQLLKFLMLEGIKKIKGEQPAAMKMNVISVSSNKGKEHAA, from the coding sequence ATGGAGGAGGACGCAGATGGACTCCTACTTCCTCATAACGATGCCATAGTAATCTCTCTTAATGTTTTAGATTTTAAGATTAAACGTGTTTTGGTGGACCCAGGGAGTTCAACCAACATTATCCAATGGATACTGCTAGAACAACCCAAACTAACCGAGAGTATAATTCCAGCCACAAAGCTCCTCGTCGGCTTCAATTTAGCAAGTGTAACAACCCGAGGGGAAATCCTGCTACCTACGAATGCCGAAGGGGTAATGAAAACTGCCATTTTCGAAGTGGTAAATGGTGATATGGGTTACAACATcattcttgggagaccatggTTGCACGAGATGAAGGTTGTACCATCAACATACCATCAACTTCTGAAATTCCTAATGCTAGAGGGAATTAAAAAGATAAAAGGTGAACAACCGGCGGCAATGAAGATGAACGTGATCTCAGTTTCTAGTAATAAAGGGAAGGAACATGCAGCGTAG